One stretch of Prunus persica cultivar Lovell chromosome G1, Prunus_persica_NCBIv2, whole genome shotgun sequence DNA includes these proteins:
- the LOC18793525 gene encoding uncharacterized protein LOC18793525 isoform X4 — MILRLCYRTRRYCHYLFPHHRRRHNHGPSFSSSASGNPNEPLNNLQNSNQVTQPLPILHRRLNPLSPLPNASTLPRTATIALSATFASALIASYVVVATDSDDKPSNPLYDSLRHAVLKSTESFRRLLHHAKQTGVAASVLWHSLSSVLSSANHEVRSGFELRVAALLADIAAANASRRAAIVGAGGGAVVDWLLESVAVPRDGCGTQAESARALAFLIADPNVSPAVLGRPGAVPNLLRFIFSCQPQPSKKRSRHSSLDVSENLKGRSMLVAAIMDIVTSNCDSIEKVSFKPSLSGNAETRDIAAAIEVIEDGGMCLDESHENEDDEDGDSGIKGIGIKVLGGTSVLGLSRTHPVVKLGSSDTSDLGLTRLTTQSLLLQNKHDSSLAQSNLSSAVVPGLWDDLNCQHVAVPFAAWALANWAMASDVNRSRIQELDADGQAVMTALMAPERSVKWHGSLVARLLLEDQNLPLSDSVSDWSSSLLSTASQATKNEDIPLARVALSAFLVSVEKSPGAQKIVMEKGLHPLRDTAKRTMKHNHVQETLAKALELLCTGDLNLPLEEGQRWSAVLLPWVFGKSSSDTIRLSAIRILSRILEDYGPYSVPISQGWLAILLTEIMASKKASSTKGTTQPSSVKVKTQIDQANMLSASQSTNQLVAAVVNLAGNALGTTTNSVDTFPLADLLSMEPFSGTFKTLKKDSVPKVNVADSAKATLKGIKALTEVCADDSLCQEKITDFGVLCLLRRFLLRDDYEKLAAIEVYDASKTLEAQERPSNVPGESSISESNDPSSVRVPPTAHIRRHAARLLTILSQLPKVQKIIIADETWCKWLEDCANGEISGCSDLKTQSYARATLINLFCGRQINRDSANDDIPDAGIANGNKNCPRYDDMIFLINPELPHWTCPENNDQHTVQMDASSSDEASSLDSEDRSVPRFSNDVNISSSVDASHSGAGTREPPLLDVVFVHGLRGGPYKTWRISEDKSSTKSGLVEKIDQEAGKLGTFWPDKSNTMVWR, encoded by the exons ATGATCCTCCGCCTCTGTTACAGAACCCGTCGCTACTGCCACTACCTCTTCCCTCATCACCGTCGTCGCCATAATCATGGCCCTTCATTTTCCTCTTCCGCTTCCGGAAACCCCAACGAACCCCTCAACAATCTCCAAAATTCCAATCAAGTCACACAGCCACTGCCAATCCTCCACCGCCGCTtaaaccctctctctcctctccccaACGCCTCAACTCTCCCTCGCACCGCCACCATCGCCCTCTCCGCCACATTTGCCTCCGCCCTGATCGCCTCGTACGTCGTCGTCGCCACCGACTCCGACGACAAGCCGTCCAACCCTCTCTACGACAGCCTCCGACACGCCGTCCTCAAATCCACCGAGTCCTTCAGAAGACTTCTCCATCACGCCAAACAGACGGGCGTCGCCGCCTCCGTCCTCTGGCACTCTCTCAGCTCCGTCTTGTCCTCTGCCAACCACGAGGTCCGCTCTGGCTTCGAGCTTCGTGTTGCAGCTCTCCTTGCGGACATCGCCGCTGCCAATGCCAGCCGCAGGGCCGCCATTGTTGGGGCTGGAGGTGGCGCCGTTGTTGATTGGCTGCTCGAGTCGGTGGCGGTCCCGAGAGATGGGTGTGGGACCCAGGCCGAGTCGGCCAGGGCTCTCGCCTTCTTGATCGCCGATCCTAATGTGTCCCCAGCCGTGCTCGGCAGGCCTGGCGCTGTTCCTAATCTCTTGAGGTTCATTTTCTCGTGCCAGCCTCAGCCGTCTAAAAAG CGTTCAAGACATAGTTCACTCGATGTTTCTGAAAATTTGAAAGGCAGGAGCATGCTTGTAGCTGCCATTATGGATATCGTCACATCCAACTGTGATAGTATAGAAAAGGTGTCTTTTAAGCCATCCCTGTCAGGGAATGCTGAAACACGGGATATAGCAGCTGCCATTGAAGTTATTGAAGACGGTGGCATGTGTTTGGATGAGTCACATgaaaatgaagatgatgaagacggTGACAGTGGAATAAAAGGGATTGGTATTAAGGTTCTTGGGGGTACATCAGTTTTAGGCCTATCAAGAACACATCCCGTTGTGAAGCTGGGGAGTTCTGATACTAGTGATTTGGGATTAACAAGGCTTACTACACAAAGTCTTCTCCTGCAAAATAAGCATGACAGTTCACTAGCACAAAGCAATTTGTCTTCTGCTGTTGTTCCTGGGCTCTGGGATGATTTGAATTGTCAACATGTTGCTGTTCCTTTTGCTGCATGGGCATTGGCTAACTGGGCGATGGCATCAGATGTGAATAGATCACGCATACAGGAATTGGATGCAGATGGGCAAGCTGTCATGACTGCTTTAATGGCGCCTGAGAGATCAGTAAAATGGCATGGGAGTTTGGTGGCTCGCTTGCTATTAGAGGATCAGAATCTACCTTTGAGTGATTCTGTTTCTGATTGGAGTTCCAGTCTTCTTTCTACTGCATCTCAGGCAACTAAAAATGAAGACATTCCTTTGGCTCGGGTGGCTTTGTCAGCATTCTTGGTTTCTGTTGAGAAAAGCCCGGGAGCACAAAAGATAGTTATGGAAAAGGGTCTTCATCCATTGAGAGACACTGCTAAGCGAACTATGAAGCATAATCATGTGCAAGAAACATTAGCAAAAGCATTGGAATTGCTTTGTACTGGGGACTTGAATTTACCTCTTGAAGAGGGTCAAAGGTGGTCTGCTGTATTGCTACCTTGGGTTTTTGGAAAATCGTCCTCTGACACTATACGTTTGTCAGCTATAAGAATCCTTTCTCGCATTCTCGAAGACTATGGACCATATTCTGTACCGATTTCTCAAGGATGGTTAGCTATTCTGCTTACAGAAATTATGGCTTCCAAAAAGGCATCATCAACTAAAGGAACCACTCAGCCTAGTTCTGTCAAAGTGAAG ACTCAAATTGATCAGGCGAACATGCTTTCCGCTTCGCAGAGTACTAACCAGTTAGTGGCAGCTGTTGTTAATCTAGCAGGAAATGCGCTTGGAACAACCACCAATTCTGTTGATACATTTCCACTGGCAGATCTTCTTTCCATGGAACCTTTTTCTGGGACATTTAAAACTCTAAAGAAAGATAGTGTGCCTAAGGTTAATGTGGCAGATTCTGCAAAGGCAACCCTGAAGGGAATCAAAGCACTGACTGAAGTTTGTGCTGATGATTCTTTATGTCAGGAGAAAATAAcagattttggggttttatGTTTGTTGAGACGGTTTTTGTTACGTGATGATTATGAGAAACTTGCTGCCATAGAAGTGTATGATGCTTCTAAGACGCTTGAGGCACAAGAGCGACCCTCAAATGTTCCTGGAGAATCATCTATTTCAGAAAGTAATGATCCATCTAGTGTCCGGGTTCCACCTACAGCTCACATCCGCAGGCATGCAGCTAGGCTGTTAACTATCCTCTCTCAACTTCCGAAAGTCCAGAAAATCATCATAGCAGATGAAACTTGGTGTAAATGGCTTGAGGATTGTGCTAACGGTGAGATCTCAGGTTGCAGTGATCTCAAAACACAAAGTTATGCTAGAGCAAcacttataaatttattttgtggtCGCCAAATTAATAGAGATTCTGCAAATGATGACATTCCTGATGCCGGTATTGcaaatggaaacaaaaattGTCCCCGGTATGATGACatgatatttttaattaatcctGAACTACCCCATTGGACTTGTCCTGAAAATAACGATCAACACACTGTTCAAATGGATGCATCCTCTTCGGATGAAGCTAGTTCTCTTGACAGTGAGGATAGGTCTGTCCCCAGATTTTCAAATGATGTTAACATATCCAGTTCTGTGGATGCATCTCACAGTGGTGCAGGCACAAGGGAGCCTCCTCTTCTGGATGTTGTTTTTGTCCATGGCCTCCGTGGAGGGCCATATAAGACTTGGCGCATCTCCGAGGATAAGTCATCCACTAAATCTGGCTTAGTAGAGAAGATTGATCAGGAAGCAGGAAAGCTTGGAACATTCTGGCCAG ACAAATCTAACACAATGGTCTGGCGCTAG
- the LOC18793525 gene encoding uncharacterized protein LOC18793525 isoform X2 yields MILRLCYRTRRYCHYLFPHHRRRHNHGPSFSSSASGNPNEPLNNLQNSNQVTQPLPILHRRLNPLSPLPNASTLPRTATIALSATFASALIASYVVVATDSDDKPSNPLYDSLRHAVLKSTESFRRLLHHAKQTGVAASVLWHSLSSVLSSANHEVRSGFELRVAALLADIAAANASRRAAIVGAGGGAVVDWLLESVAVPRDGCGTQAESARALAFLIADPNVSPAVLGRPGAVPNLLRFIFSCQPQPSKKRSRHSSLDVSENLKGRSMLVAAIMDIVTSNCDSIEKVSFKPSLSGNAETRDIAAAIEVIEDGGMCLDESHENEDDEDGDSGIKGIGIKVLGGTSVLGLSRTHPVVKLGSSDTSDLGLTRLTTQSLLLQNKHDSSLAQSNLSSAVVPGLWDDLNCQHVAVPFAAWALANWAMASDVNRSRIQELDADGQAVMTALMAPERSVKWHGSLVARLLLEDQNLPLSDSVSDWSSSLLSTASQATKNEDIPLARVALSAFLVSVEKSPGAQKIVMEKGLHPLRDTAKRTMKHNHVQETLAKALELLCTGDLNLPLEEGQRWSAVLLPWVFGKSSSDTIRLSAIRILSRILEDYGPYSVPISQGWLAILLTEIMASKKASSTKGTTQPSSVKVKTQIDQANMLSASQSTNQLVAAVVNLAGNALGTTTNSVDTFPLADLLSMEPFSGTFKTLKKDSVPKVNVADSAKATLKGIKALTEVCADDSLCQEKITDFGVLCLLRRFLLRDDYEKLAAIEVYDASKTLEAQERPSNVPGESSISESNDPSSVRVPPTAHIRRHAARLLTILSQLPKVQKIIIADETWCKWLEDCANGEISGCSDLKTQSYARATLINLFCGRQINRDSANDDIPDAGIANGNKNCPRYDDMIFLINPELPHWTCPENNDQHTVQMDASSSDEASSLDSEDRSVPRFSNDVNISSSVDASHSGAGTREPPLLDVVFVHGLRGGPYKTWRISEDKSSTKSGLVEKIDQEAGKLGTFWPGEWLSADFPQARMFSLKYKTNLTQWSGASLPLQEVSSMLLEKLVSAAWEVWLLSRCCTKQNQIISITL; encoded by the exons ATGATCCTCCGCCTCTGTTACAGAACCCGTCGCTACTGCCACTACCTCTTCCCTCATCACCGTCGTCGCCATAATCATGGCCCTTCATTTTCCTCTTCCGCTTCCGGAAACCCCAACGAACCCCTCAACAATCTCCAAAATTCCAATCAAGTCACACAGCCACTGCCAATCCTCCACCGCCGCTtaaaccctctctctcctctccccaACGCCTCAACTCTCCCTCGCACCGCCACCATCGCCCTCTCCGCCACATTTGCCTCCGCCCTGATCGCCTCGTACGTCGTCGTCGCCACCGACTCCGACGACAAGCCGTCCAACCCTCTCTACGACAGCCTCCGACACGCCGTCCTCAAATCCACCGAGTCCTTCAGAAGACTTCTCCATCACGCCAAACAGACGGGCGTCGCCGCCTCCGTCCTCTGGCACTCTCTCAGCTCCGTCTTGTCCTCTGCCAACCACGAGGTCCGCTCTGGCTTCGAGCTTCGTGTTGCAGCTCTCCTTGCGGACATCGCCGCTGCCAATGCCAGCCGCAGGGCCGCCATTGTTGGGGCTGGAGGTGGCGCCGTTGTTGATTGGCTGCTCGAGTCGGTGGCGGTCCCGAGAGATGGGTGTGGGACCCAGGCCGAGTCGGCCAGGGCTCTCGCCTTCTTGATCGCCGATCCTAATGTGTCCCCAGCCGTGCTCGGCAGGCCTGGCGCTGTTCCTAATCTCTTGAGGTTCATTTTCTCGTGCCAGCCTCAGCCGTCTAAAAAG CGTTCAAGACATAGTTCACTCGATGTTTCTGAAAATTTGAAAGGCAGGAGCATGCTTGTAGCTGCCATTATGGATATCGTCACATCCAACTGTGATAGTATAGAAAAGGTGTCTTTTAAGCCATCCCTGTCAGGGAATGCTGAAACACGGGATATAGCAGCTGCCATTGAAGTTATTGAAGACGGTGGCATGTGTTTGGATGAGTCACATgaaaatgaagatgatgaagacggTGACAGTGGAATAAAAGGGATTGGTATTAAGGTTCTTGGGGGTACATCAGTTTTAGGCCTATCAAGAACACATCCCGTTGTGAAGCTGGGGAGTTCTGATACTAGTGATTTGGGATTAACAAGGCTTACTACACAAAGTCTTCTCCTGCAAAATAAGCATGACAGTTCACTAGCACAAAGCAATTTGTCTTCTGCTGTTGTTCCTGGGCTCTGGGATGATTTGAATTGTCAACATGTTGCTGTTCCTTTTGCTGCATGGGCATTGGCTAACTGGGCGATGGCATCAGATGTGAATAGATCACGCATACAGGAATTGGATGCAGATGGGCAAGCTGTCATGACTGCTTTAATGGCGCCTGAGAGATCAGTAAAATGGCATGGGAGTTTGGTGGCTCGCTTGCTATTAGAGGATCAGAATCTACCTTTGAGTGATTCTGTTTCTGATTGGAGTTCCAGTCTTCTTTCTACTGCATCTCAGGCAACTAAAAATGAAGACATTCCTTTGGCTCGGGTGGCTTTGTCAGCATTCTTGGTTTCTGTTGAGAAAAGCCCGGGAGCACAAAAGATAGTTATGGAAAAGGGTCTTCATCCATTGAGAGACACTGCTAAGCGAACTATGAAGCATAATCATGTGCAAGAAACATTAGCAAAAGCATTGGAATTGCTTTGTACTGGGGACTTGAATTTACCTCTTGAAGAGGGTCAAAGGTGGTCTGCTGTATTGCTACCTTGGGTTTTTGGAAAATCGTCCTCTGACACTATACGTTTGTCAGCTATAAGAATCCTTTCTCGCATTCTCGAAGACTATGGACCATATTCTGTACCGATTTCTCAAGGATGGTTAGCTATTCTGCTTACAGAAATTATGGCTTCCAAAAAGGCATCATCAACTAAAGGAACCACTCAGCCTAGTTCTGTCAAAGTGAAG ACTCAAATTGATCAGGCGAACATGCTTTCCGCTTCGCAGAGTACTAACCAGTTAGTGGCAGCTGTTGTTAATCTAGCAGGAAATGCGCTTGGAACAACCACCAATTCTGTTGATACATTTCCACTGGCAGATCTTCTTTCCATGGAACCTTTTTCTGGGACATTTAAAACTCTAAAGAAAGATAGTGTGCCTAAGGTTAATGTGGCAGATTCTGCAAAGGCAACCCTGAAGGGAATCAAAGCACTGACTGAAGTTTGTGCTGATGATTCTTTATGTCAGGAGAAAATAAcagattttggggttttatGTTTGTTGAGACGGTTTTTGTTACGTGATGATTATGAGAAACTTGCTGCCATAGAAGTGTATGATGCTTCTAAGACGCTTGAGGCACAAGAGCGACCCTCAAATGTTCCTGGAGAATCATCTATTTCAGAAAGTAATGATCCATCTAGTGTCCGGGTTCCACCTACAGCTCACATCCGCAGGCATGCAGCTAGGCTGTTAACTATCCTCTCTCAACTTCCGAAAGTCCAGAAAATCATCATAGCAGATGAAACTTGGTGTAAATGGCTTGAGGATTGTGCTAACGGTGAGATCTCAGGTTGCAGTGATCTCAAAACACAAAGTTATGCTAGAGCAAcacttataaatttattttgtggtCGCCAAATTAATAGAGATTCTGCAAATGATGACATTCCTGATGCCGGTATTGcaaatggaaacaaaaattGTCCCCGGTATGATGACatgatatttttaattaatcctGAACTACCCCATTGGACTTGTCCTGAAAATAACGATCAACACACTGTTCAAATGGATGCATCCTCTTCGGATGAAGCTAGTTCTCTTGACAGTGAGGATAGGTCTGTCCCCAGATTTTCAAATGATGTTAACATATCCAGTTCTGTGGATGCATCTCACAGTGGTGCAGGCACAAGGGAGCCTCCTCTTCTGGATGTTGTTTTTGTCCATGGCCTCCGTGGAGGGCCATATAAGACTTGGCGCATCTCCGAGGATAAGTCATCCACTAAATCTGGCTTAGTAGAGAAGATTGATCAGGAAGCAGGAAAGCTTGGAACATTCTGGCCAGGTGAATGGCTTTCAGCTGACTTCCCTCAAGCTCGTATGTTTAGCCTTAAGTACAAG ACAAATCTAACACAATGGTCTGGCGCTAGCCTGCCTCTTCAG GAAGTTAGCTCGATGCTGTTAGAGAAGCTTGTTTCTGCAG CATGGGAGGTCTGGTTGTTAAGCAGATGCTGCACAAAGCAAAATCAGATAATCTCGATAACCTTGTGA
- the LOC18793525 gene encoding uncharacterized protein LOC18793525 isoform X1, with the protein MILRLCYRTRRYCHYLFPHHRRRHNHGPSFSSSASGNPNEPLNNLQNSNQVTQPLPILHRRLNPLSPLPNASTLPRTATIALSATFASALIASYVVVATDSDDKPSNPLYDSLRHAVLKSTESFRRLLHHAKQTGVAASVLWHSLSSVLSSANHEVRSGFELRVAALLADIAAANASRRAAIVGAGGGAVVDWLLESVAVPRDGCGTQAESARALAFLIADPNVSPAVLGRPGAVPNLLRFIFSCQPQPSKKRSRHSSLDVSENLKGRSMLVAAIMDIVTSNCDSIEKVSFKPSLSGNAETRDIAAAIEVIEDGGMCLDESHENEDDEDGDSGIKGIGIKVLGGTSVLGLSRTHPVVKLGSSDTSDLGLTRLTTQSLLLQNKHDSSLAQSNLSSAVVPGLWDDLNCQHVAVPFAAWALANWAMASDVNRSRIQELDADGQAVMTALMAPERSVKWHGSLVARLLLEDQNLPLSDSVSDWSSSLLSTASQATKNEDIPLARVALSAFLVSVEKSPGAQKIVMEKGLHPLRDTAKRTMKHNHVQETLAKALELLCTGDLNLPLEEGQRWSAVLLPWVFGKSSSDTIRLSAIRILSRILEDYGPYSVPISQGWLAILLTEIMASKKASSTKGTTQPSSVKVKTQIDQANMLSASQSTNQLVAAVVNLAGNALGTTTNSVDTFPLADLLSMEPFSGTFKTLKKDSVPKVNVADSAKATLKGIKALTEVCADDSLCQEKITDFGVLCLLRRFLLRDDYEKLAAIEVYDASKTLEAQERPSNVPGESSISESNDPSSVRVPPTAHIRRHAARLLTILSQLPKVQKIIIADETWCKWLEDCANGEISGCSDLKTQSYARATLINLFCGRQINRDSANDDIPDAGIANGNKNCPRYDDMIFLINPELPHWTCPENNDQHTVQMDASSSDEASSLDSEDRSVPRFSNDVNISSSVDASHSGAGTREPPLLDVVFVHGLRGGPYKTWRISEDKSSTKSGLVEKIDQEAGKLGTFWPGEWLSADFPQARMFSLKYKTNLTQWSGASLPLQEVSSMLLEKLVSAGIGNRPVVFVTHSMGGLVVKQMLHKAKSDNLDNLVKNTKGVVFYSCPHFGSKLADMPWRMGLVFRPAPTIGELRSGSPRLVELNDYIRLLHKKGLLDVLSFCETKVTPIVEGYGGWAFRMEIVPIESAYPGFGELVVLDSTDHINSCKPLSRTDPSYTEILGFLWKLKAKYKRQ; encoded by the exons ATGATCCTCCGCCTCTGTTACAGAACCCGTCGCTACTGCCACTACCTCTTCCCTCATCACCGTCGTCGCCATAATCATGGCCCTTCATTTTCCTCTTCCGCTTCCGGAAACCCCAACGAACCCCTCAACAATCTCCAAAATTCCAATCAAGTCACACAGCCACTGCCAATCCTCCACCGCCGCTtaaaccctctctctcctctccccaACGCCTCAACTCTCCCTCGCACCGCCACCATCGCCCTCTCCGCCACATTTGCCTCCGCCCTGATCGCCTCGTACGTCGTCGTCGCCACCGACTCCGACGACAAGCCGTCCAACCCTCTCTACGACAGCCTCCGACACGCCGTCCTCAAATCCACCGAGTCCTTCAGAAGACTTCTCCATCACGCCAAACAGACGGGCGTCGCCGCCTCCGTCCTCTGGCACTCTCTCAGCTCCGTCTTGTCCTCTGCCAACCACGAGGTCCGCTCTGGCTTCGAGCTTCGTGTTGCAGCTCTCCTTGCGGACATCGCCGCTGCCAATGCCAGCCGCAGGGCCGCCATTGTTGGGGCTGGAGGTGGCGCCGTTGTTGATTGGCTGCTCGAGTCGGTGGCGGTCCCGAGAGATGGGTGTGGGACCCAGGCCGAGTCGGCCAGGGCTCTCGCCTTCTTGATCGCCGATCCTAATGTGTCCCCAGCCGTGCTCGGCAGGCCTGGCGCTGTTCCTAATCTCTTGAGGTTCATTTTCTCGTGCCAGCCTCAGCCGTCTAAAAAG CGTTCAAGACATAGTTCACTCGATGTTTCTGAAAATTTGAAAGGCAGGAGCATGCTTGTAGCTGCCATTATGGATATCGTCACATCCAACTGTGATAGTATAGAAAAGGTGTCTTTTAAGCCATCCCTGTCAGGGAATGCTGAAACACGGGATATAGCAGCTGCCATTGAAGTTATTGAAGACGGTGGCATGTGTTTGGATGAGTCACATgaaaatgaagatgatgaagacggTGACAGTGGAATAAAAGGGATTGGTATTAAGGTTCTTGGGGGTACATCAGTTTTAGGCCTATCAAGAACACATCCCGTTGTGAAGCTGGGGAGTTCTGATACTAGTGATTTGGGATTAACAAGGCTTACTACACAAAGTCTTCTCCTGCAAAATAAGCATGACAGTTCACTAGCACAAAGCAATTTGTCTTCTGCTGTTGTTCCTGGGCTCTGGGATGATTTGAATTGTCAACATGTTGCTGTTCCTTTTGCTGCATGGGCATTGGCTAACTGGGCGATGGCATCAGATGTGAATAGATCACGCATACAGGAATTGGATGCAGATGGGCAAGCTGTCATGACTGCTTTAATGGCGCCTGAGAGATCAGTAAAATGGCATGGGAGTTTGGTGGCTCGCTTGCTATTAGAGGATCAGAATCTACCTTTGAGTGATTCTGTTTCTGATTGGAGTTCCAGTCTTCTTTCTACTGCATCTCAGGCAACTAAAAATGAAGACATTCCTTTGGCTCGGGTGGCTTTGTCAGCATTCTTGGTTTCTGTTGAGAAAAGCCCGGGAGCACAAAAGATAGTTATGGAAAAGGGTCTTCATCCATTGAGAGACACTGCTAAGCGAACTATGAAGCATAATCATGTGCAAGAAACATTAGCAAAAGCATTGGAATTGCTTTGTACTGGGGACTTGAATTTACCTCTTGAAGAGGGTCAAAGGTGGTCTGCTGTATTGCTACCTTGGGTTTTTGGAAAATCGTCCTCTGACACTATACGTTTGTCAGCTATAAGAATCCTTTCTCGCATTCTCGAAGACTATGGACCATATTCTGTACCGATTTCTCAAGGATGGTTAGCTATTCTGCTTACAGAAATTATGGCTTCCAAAAAGGCATCATCAACTAAAGGAACCACTCAGCCTAGTTCTGTCAAAGTGAAG ACTCAAATTGATCAGGCGAACATGCTTTCCGCTTCGCAGAGTACTAACCAGTTAGTGGCAGCTGTTGTTAATCTAGCAGGAAATGCGCTTGGAACAACCACCAATTCTGTTGATACATTTCCACTGGCAGATCTTCTTTCCATGGAACCTTTTTCTGGGACATTTAAAACTCTAAAGAAAGATAGTGTGCCTAAGGTTAATGTGGCAGATTCTGCAAAGGCAACCCTGAAGGGAATCAAAGCACTGACTGAAGTTTGTGCTGATGATTCTTTATGTCAGGAGAAAATAAcagattttggggttttatGTTTGTTGAGACGGTTTTTGTTACGTGATGATTATGAGAAACTTGCTGCCATAGAAGTGTATGATGCTTCTAAGACGCTTGAGGCACAAGAGCGACCCTCAAATGTTCCTGGAGAATCATCTATTTCAGAAAGTAATGATCCATCTAGTGTCCGGGTTCCACCTACAGCTCACATCCGCAGGCATGCAGCTAGGCTGTTAACTATCCTCTCTCAACTTCCGAAAGTCCAGAAAATCATCATAGCAGATGAAACTTGGTGTAAATGGCTTGAGGATTGTGCTAACGGTGAGATCTCAGGTTGCAGTGATCTCAAAACACAAAGTTATGCTAGAGCAAcacttataaatttattttgtggtCGCCAAATTAATAGAGATTCTGCAAATGATGACATTCCTGATGCCGGTATTGcaaatggaaacaaaaattGTCCCCGGTATGATGACatgatatttttaattaatcctGAACTACCCCATTGGACTTGTCCTGAAAATAACGATCAACACACTGTTCAAATGGATGCATCCTCTTCGGATGAAGCTAGTTCTCTTGACAGTGAGGATAGGTCTGTCCCCAGATTTTCAAATGATGTTAACATATCCAGTTCTGTGGATGCATCTCACAGTGGTGCAGGCACAAGGGAGCCTCCTCTTCTGGATGTTGTTTTTGTCCATGGCCTCCGTGGAGGGCCATATAAGACTTGGCGCATCTCCGAGGATAAGTCATCCACTAAATCTGGCTTAGTAGAGAAGATTGATCAGGAAGCAGGAAAGCTTGGAACATTCTGGCCAGGTGAATGGCTTTCAGCTGACTTCCCTCAAGCTCGTATGTTTAGCCTTAAGTACAAG ACAAATCTAACACAATGGTCTGGCGCTAGCCTGCCTCTTCAG GAAGTTAGCTCGATGCTGTTAGAGAAGCTTGTTTCTGCAGGTATTGGGAATCGCCCTGTTGTTTTCGTGACTCACAG CATGGGAGGTCTGGTTGTTAAGCAGATGCTGCACAAAGCAAAATCAGATAATCTCGATAACCTTGTGAAAAACACCAAAGGAGTT GTTTTCTATAGCTGCCCACATTTTGGAAGCAAACTTGCAGACATGCCTTGGAGGATGGGACTGGTGTTTCGTCCAGCACCAACT ATAGGAGAGCTAAGAAGTGGGTCTCCAAGATTAGTAGAGCTTAATGACTATATCCGCCTCCTTCACAAGAAGGGGCTGCTTGATGTCCTCAGTTTCTGTGAG ACCAAGGTAACTCCAATTGTTGAAGGTTATGGAGGATGGGCCTTCCGAATGGAAATTGTACCAATTGAATCAGCATATCCCGGATTCGGTGAACTCGTT GTATTAGACTCAACGGATCATATAAACTCTTGCAAACCACTCAGCCGCACTGATCCCTCGTATACAGAGATACTAGGGTTCTTGTGGAAGCTGAAAGCCAAATACAAGAGACAATAG